Proteins encoded by one window of Carassius auratus strain Wakin chromosome 8, ASM336829v1, whole genome shotgun sequence:
- the LOC113107777 gene encoding plexin-D1-like has product MSPSTADRTSLGLLATVFSVFLTALQTRTADALQIQQAFATPSRTNNFVVDAVSRRVYLAAVNSLYQLNATLSREAETRTGPVLDNPLCHAPQLPQAMCEHQKTLTDNHNKLLALDREQGVLLACGSVYQGFCELRSMDNVSRVAVKFPQDGTTVFPSMLNIAANHEDASTVGLIFRSHGGAPRLLVAATFTGMGSEYFPKNHSKEDLRFENTPEIAIRSLNTKDLFTYNINPSEDNVFKIKQEVKQKNKLSFVHAFVHKNYSYIAINNDANTGLKESQPNSILARICLDTDDPRRSAESRKLTESYIQMGLQCGSDGNIYNRLLSICPADISAHSAAGPEPYLFGVFARTGGQSAVCAFRVADVEERIRQGRRNCSNGPNSDVQVLDSVIQGSGAQCELKGAIKLQEEQLNCGAAHLQHPLALMRPLRAPPIYEAPGLSSIAVDNVHNRTVVFLGTSRGRLRKLSLLANLSVANQWSLRLPANEPVHHIMTFDPSDHNYLYLMTTHHFLRVQVSVCGLYNSCSECLSAGDAHCGWCTLEKR; this is encoded by the exons ATGTCTCCTTCTACTGCGGACAGAACCTCTCTCGGACTCTTAGCGACGGTGTTCTCCGTGTTTCTAACGGCTCTCCAAACGCGCACGGCCGACGCGCTCCAGATTCAACAGGCGTTCGCGACTCCCAGCCGCACCAATAACTTCGTGGTGGACGCGGTGTCGCGTCGCGTTTACCTGGCCGCGGTCAACAGCCTGTACCAGCTGAACGCCACGCTATCCAGAGAGGCGGAGACGCGCACGGGACCGGTGCTGGACAACCCGCTGTGCCACGCGCCGCAGCTGCCGCAGGCGATGTGCGAGCACCAGAAGACTCTCACCGACAACCACAACAAGCTCCTCGCGCTGGACCGCGAGCAGGGCGTGCTGCTGGCCTGCGGGTCGGTGTACCAGGGCTTCTGCGAGCTGCGCAGCATGGACAACGTGTCCCGGGTGGCCGTCAAGTTCCCGCAGGACGGGACCACCGTGTTCCCCAGCATGCTCAACATCGCGGCCAACCACGAGGACGCGAGCACCGTGGGGCTGATCTTCCGGAGTCACGGCGGCGCGCCGCGGCTGCTGGTGGCAGCGACCTTCACGGGCATGGGGAGCGAGTATTTCCCCAAGAACCACAGCAAAGAGGACCTGCGCTTCGAGAACACGCCCGAGATCGCCATCCGCTCGCTCAACACCAAAGACCTCTTCACCTACAACATCAACCCGTCCGAGGACAACGTGTTCAAGATCAAGCAAGAAGTCAAGCAGAAGAACAAGCTCAGCTTCGTGCACGCCTTCGTTCACAAGAACTACTCGTACATCGCCATCAACAACGACGCGAACACGGGTCTGAAGGAGAGCCAGCCCAACAGCATCCTGGCGCGCATCTGTCTGGACACGGACGATCCCCGCAGGTCCGCGGAGAGCCGCAAACTCACCGAGTCCTACATCCAGATGGGCCTTCAGTGCGGATCCGACGGGAACATCTACAACCGCCTGCTCTCCATCTGCCCCGCGGACATCAGCGCGCACAGCGCGGCGGGACCGGAGCCCTATCTGTTCGGGGTGTTCGCGCGGACGGGCGGCCAGTCGGCTGTGTGCGCGTTCCGCGTGGCGGATGTGGAGGAGAGGATCCGCCAGGGCCGCCGTAACTGCTCGAACGGGCCGAACAGCGACGTGCAGGTGCTGGACAGCGTCATCCAGGGCTCCGGGGCCCAGTGCGAGCTCAAGGGGGCCATCAAG CTTCAGGAGGAGCAGCTGAACTGTGGGGCCGCTCACCTGCAGCACCCGCTGGCCCTGATGAGGCCCCTGAGGGCCCCACCCATCTACGAGGCCCCGGGACTCAGCTCTATTGCTGTTGACAACGTCCACAACCGCACCGTGGTGTTTCTGGGGACCAGCCGGGGCCGTCTGCGAAAG ctGTCTCTGCTGGCCAACCTGTCTGTGGCCAATCAGTGGTCACTGAGACTCCCAGCTAACGAACCTGTTCACCACATCATGACCTTCGACCCCAGCGACCACAACTACCTGTACCTCATGACCACACACCAC TTCCTGCGGGTTCAGGTGTCTGTGTGTGGCCTCTACAACTCGTGCAGTGAGTGTCTGAGTGCCGGCGATGCCCACTGTGGCTGGTGTACACTGGAGAAAAGGTAA